One stretch of Rhinatrema bivittatum chromosome 8, aRhiBiv1.1, whole genome shotgun sequence DNA includes these proteins:
- the HIC1 gene encoding hypermethylated in cancer 1 protein: MIIPGELRGLPQARGHPGAEVSAMLDAMEVPSHARHLLLQLNSQRTKGFLCDVIIVVQNALFRAHKNILAASSAYLKSLVVHDNLINLDHELVSPGIFRAVLDFIYTGRLNEAESGLEPSLAALLAAATYLQITDLVALCKKQLKRSGKYRQLRSGAYGPYGKVLPCYPPRAAAPAPAPPGPSLDTHRAELYAAGPQGASLPLPLCGLDLTKKSPPGPSAHGAPEGTAQASESLYHWLKPEPPGGPYPEPDEDKSSSGGGCEEEEEEEEEEEGDTGSSEEPPGLGSGPGPGYEPESLGHNVYVCIPCGQGFPSSEQLNAHVEAHAEGDPPGEPPGDPRPYRCASCHKSYKDPATLRQHEKTHWLSRPYPCTICGKKFTQRGTMTRHMRSHLGLKPFACDACGMRFTRQYRLTEHMRIHSGEKPYECQVCGGRFAQQRNLLSHMKMHGPGGPTESLLAVARLGAQQLAHNSPFLSDVKALDSLYPLAKFTAEHLGLSQEKAAEVLHHDSRLIDRFSPA; this comes from the coding sequence GTGCAGAAGTGAGTGCCATGCTGGATGCCATGGAGGTGCCCAGCCACGCCCGTCACCTGCTGCTGCAGCTTAACAGCCAACGGACCAAGGGCTTCCTCTGCGACGTGATCATCGTTGTGCAGAACGCGCTCTTCCGGGCCCACAAGAACATCCTGGCAGCCAGCAGCGCCTACCTCAAGTCCCTCGTGGTGCATGACAACCTCATCAACCTGGACCACGAGCTGGTGAGTCCCGGCATCTTCCGGGCTGTGCTCGACTTCATCTACACGGGACGGCTGAACGAGGCAGAGTCGGGACTGGAGCCCAGCCTGGCCGCGCTGCTGGCTGCCGCCACCTACCTGCAGATTACCGACCTCGTGGCCCTGTGCAAAAAGCAACTGAAGCGCTCAGGCAAGTACCGGCAGCTGCGGAGTGGAGCCTACGGGCCCTATGGGAAGGTGCTGCCCTGTTACCCTCCGCGGGCTGCggctcctgcccctgccccacccggGCCCTCACTTGACACACACCGTGCTGAACTTTATGCTGCTGGCCCCCAGGGGGCCTCGTTGCCCCTGCCTCTCTGTGGCCTGGACCTGACCAAGAAGAGCCCCCCCGGGCCCTCAGCTCACGGGGCACCGGAGGGCACTGCCCAAGCTTCTGAGTCCCTCTACCACTGGCTGAAGCCCGAGCCCCCAGGTGGACCCTACCCCGAGCCCGACGAGGACAAGAGCAGCAGCGGCGGGGGCtgcgaggaggaggaagaggaggaggaggaggaggagggggacacaGGGAGCAGCGAGGAGCCCCCCGGGCTGGGCTCAGGCCCCGGCCCTGGCTATGAACCCGAGAGTCTGGGCCACAATGTGTACGTGTGCATCCCCTGCGGCCAGGGCTTCCCCAGCTCGGAGCAGCTGAATGCCCACGTGGAGGCTCACGCGGAGGGGGATCCCCCCGGAGAGCCCCCCGGGGATCCCCGACCCTATCGCTGTGCTTCCTGCCACAAGAGCTACAAGGACCCCGCCACCCTGCGCCAGCACGAGAAGACGCACTGGCTGAGCCGGCCCTACCCCTGCACTATCTGTGGCAAGAAGTTCACGCAGCGTGGCACCATGACCCGCCACATGCGCTCCCACCTGGGCCTGAAGCCCTTTGCTTGCGACGCCTGTGGGATGCGCTTCACCCGCCAGTACCGGCTCACTGAGCACATGCGCATCCACTCGGGCGAGAAGCCCTACGAGTGCCAGGTGTGCGGGGGACGCTTTGCCCAGCAGCGTAACCTGCTCAGCCACATGAAGATGCATGGGCCCGGGGGCCCCACCGAGAGCCTGCTGGCAGTGGCCCGCCTGGGTGCCCAGCAGCTGGCACATAACTCTCCCTTCCTCAGTGACGTCAAGGCTCTGGACAGCCTCTACCCGCTGGCCAAGTTCACGGCCGAGCACCTGGGACTGAGCCAGGAGAAGGCAGCCGAGGTGCTGCACCACGACAGCCGACTCATCGACAGGTTCTCCCCGGCCTAg